From Myotis daubentonii chromosome 15, mMyoDau2.1, whole genome shotgun sequence, one genomic window encodes:
- the BCAR1 gene encoding breast cancer anti-estrogen resistance protein 1 isoform X2 translates to MNYLNVLAKALYDNVAESPDELSFRKGDIMTVLERDTQGLDGWWLCSLHGRQGIVPGNRLKILVGMHDKKPAGPGPGPPAPLTPPQPGLHNPAAQYTPMLPVAYPPQSDSIYLVPTPSKTQQGLYQAPGPSPQFQSPPAKQTATFSKQVPHHPFPSPAPDLYQVPPGPGNSTQDIYQVPPSAGMGLDIYQVPPSMDARNWEGTKPPPKVVVPTRVGQGYVFEASQPEQDEYDIPRHLLGPGPQDIYDVPPVRGLPSQYGQEVYDTPPMAVKGPNGWDPSLDVYDVPPSVEKSLPPSSHHAVYDVPPSVSKDVPDGPLLREETYDVPPAFAKAKPFDPTRHPLVLAAPPPDSSPAEDVYDVPPPAPDIYDVPPGLRRPGPSTLYDVPRERVLPPEVADSSVADDGVYVVPPSAEREAPADAKRLSASSTGSTRSSQSASSLEAPVPGREPLELEVAVEALTRLQQGVSATVTHLLDVASSAGRCGGWRSTTEPQEPPAQDLRAAVAAVQGAVHELLEFARSAVGNSAHTSDRTLNAKLSRQLQKMEDVYQTLVAHGQTFDSSRGGPGATSEDLDRLVACSRAVPEDAKQLASFLHGNASLLFRRTKAPVSGSEGGGCLHPIPTDKSSSIQSRPLPSPPKFTSQDSPDGQYENSEGGWMEDYDYVHLQLKQFERLEQEVSRPIDHDLTNWTSAQSLAPGRTGSLGPSDRQLLLFYLEQCEANLTTLTNAVDAFFTAVATNQPPKIFVAHSKFVILSAHKLVFIGDTLSRQAKAADVRSQVTHYSNLLCDLLRGIVATTKAAALQYPSPTAAQDMVDRVKELGHSTQQFRRVLGQLAAA, encoded by the exons ATGAATTACCTG AATGTGCTGGCCAAAGCCCTCTATGACAACGTGGCCGAGTCCCCAGATGAGCTCTCCTTCCGCAAGGGGGATATCATGACGGTGCTGGAGCGGGACACACAGGGCCTGGACGGTTGGTGGCTCTGCTCGCTGCACGGGCGCCAAGGCATCGTGCCCGGGAACCGCCTCAAGATCCTCGTGGGCATGCACGACAAGAAGCCTGCAGGGCCCGGCCCCGGCCCACCTGCCCCCTTGAccccgccccagcctggcctccacaACCCAGCTGCCCAGTACACGCCTATGCTGCCTGTCGCTTACCCACCACAGTCTGACAGTATCTACCTGGTGCCCACCCCCAGCAAGACCCAACAGGGGCTCTACCAAGCCCCTGGGCCCAGTCCACAGTTCCAGTCTCCCCCGGCCAAGCAGACAGCCACATTCTCGAAGCAGGTGCCCCAtcaccccttccccagcccagccccagacctTTACCAGGTGCCTCCAGGGCCTGGCAACTCCACCCAGGACATTTACCAGGTGCCACCTTCTGCTGGGATGGGGCTTGACATCTACCAGGTTCCCCCATCCATGGATGCACGCAACTGGGAAGGGACGAAGCCACCGCCAAAG gtggtggTGCCCACCCGCGTGGGGCAGGGCTATGTGttcgaggcctcccagccagagCAGGACGAGTACGACATCCCGCGCCACTTGCTGGGCCCGGGGCCCCAGGACATCTACGACGTGCCCCCCGTGCGAGGGCTTCCCAGCCAGTACGGCCAGGAG GTATATGACACACCTCCCATGGCTGTCAAGGGTCCCAATGGCTGGGACCCATCGCTGGACGTGTACGACGTGCCCCCCAGTGTGGAGAAGAGCCTGCCGCCATCCAGCCACCACGCG GTGTATGATGTTCCTCCGTCCGTGAGCAAGGACGTCCCTGATGGCCCACTACTGCGTGAAGAAACCTATGACGTGCCCCCTGCCTTCGCCAAGGCCAAGCCCTTTGACCCAACCCGCCACCCGTTGGTCCTCGCTGCACCCCCCCCAGACTCATCACCCGCTGAGGATGTGTACGACGTGCCGCCCCCTGCTCCCGACATCTATGACGTGCCCCCTGGCTTGCGGCGGCCTGGCCCCAGCACCCTCTACGACGTGCCCCGTGAGCGGGTTCTTCCTCCCGAGGTGGCTGACAGCAGCGTGGCCGACGATGGTGTGTACGTGGTGCCCCCCTCTGCTGAGCGAGAGGCCCCAGCTGATGCCAAGCGCCTGTCTGCCTCCAGCACAGGCAGCACTCGCAGCAGCCAGTCGGCCTCCTCCCTGGAGGCGCCGGTGCCGGGCCGCGAGCCCCTGGAGCTGGAGGTGGCTGTGGAGGCCCTGACCCGGCTACAGCAGGGTGTGAGCGCCACCGTCACCCACCTCTTGGACGTGGCAAGCAGTGCTGGCCGGTGTGGGGGCTGGCGCAGCACCACGGAGCCTCAGGAGCCCCCAGCACAGGACCTGCGGGCTGCTGTGGCCGCTGTCCAGGGGGCCGTCCATGAGCTGCTGGAGTTTGCCCGCAGCGCCGTGGGCAACTCTGCCCACACTTCTGACCGTACACTGAATGCCAAGCTTAGCCGGCAACTGCAGAAGATGGAGGACGTGTACCAGACATTGGTGGCCCATGGCCAGACCTTTGACAGTAGCcgaggaggccctggggccactTCTGAAGACCTGGACCGCCTGGTGGCCTGCTCACGGGCTGTGCCCGAGGATGCCAAGCAGCTGGCTTCCTTCTTGCATGGCAATGCCTCACTGCTCTTCAGACGGACCAAGGCCCCTGTCTCAGGGTCCGAGGGGGGTGGCTGCCTGCATCCCATCCCCACCGACAAGTCCAGCAGCATCCAGTCCcggcccctgccctcaccccccaagtTCACCTCCCAGGACTCACCGGATGGGCAGTACGAGAACAGTGAGGGGGGCTGGATGGAGGATTACGACTATGTCCACCTGCAG ctgaAGCAGTTTGAGCGGCTGGAGCAAGAGGTGTCCCGGCCCATCGACCACGACCTGACCAACTGGACGTCGGCCCAGTCCCTGGCCCCAGGGCGGACAGGCAGCCTGGGGCCCTCGGACCGGCAGCTGCTGCTCTTCTACCTGGAGCAGTGCGAGGCGAACCTGACCACGCTCACCAACGCGGTGGACGCCTTCTTCACCGCCGTGGCCACCAACCAGCCACCCAAGATCTTTGTGGCGCACAGCAAGTTTGTCATCCTCAGCGCCCATAAGCTGGTGTTCATCGGGGACACGCTGTCGCGGCAGGCCAAGGCAGCTGACGTCCGCAGCCAGGTGACTCACTACAGCAACCTGCTCTGCGACCTCCTGCGTGGCATCGTGGCCACCACCAAGGCTGCTGCCCTGCAGTACCCATCGCCCACCGCCGCCCAGGACATGGTGGATAGGGTCAAGGAGCTGGGCCATAGCACTCAGCAGTTCCGCCGGGTCCTGGGCCAGCTGGCAGCTGCCTGA
- the BCAR1 gene encoding breast cancer anti-estrogen resistance protein 1 isoform X3, which produces MNYLNVLAKALYDNVAESPDELSFRKGDIMTVLERDTQGLDGWWLCSLHGRQGIVPGNRLKILVGMHDKKPAGPGPGPPAPLTPPQPGLHNPAAQYTPMLPVAYPPQSDSIYLVPTPSKTQQGLYQAPGPSPQFQSPPAKQTATFSKQVPHHPFPSPAPDLYQVPPGPGNSTQDIYQVPPSAGMGLDIYQVPPSMDARNWEGTKPPPKVYDTPPMAVKGPNGWDPSLDVYDVPPSVEKSLPPSSHHAVYDVPPSVSKDVPDGPLLREETYDVPPAFAKAKPFDPTRHPLVLAAPPPDSSPAEDVYDVPPPAPDIYDVPPGLRRPGPSTLYDVPRERVLPPEVADSSVADDGVYVVPPSAEREAPADAKRLSASSTGSTRSSQSASSLEAPVPGREPLELEVAVEALTRLQQGVSATVTHLLDVASSAGRCGGWRSTTEPQEPPAQDLRAAVAAVQGAVHELLEFARSAVGNSAHTSDRTLNAKLSRQLQKMEDVYQTLVAHGQTFDSSRGGPGATSEDLDRLVACSRAVPEDAKQLASFLHGNASLLFRRTKAPVSGSEGGGCLHPIPTDKSSSIQSRPLPSPPKFTSQDSPDGQYENSEGGWMEDYDYVHLQGKEEFEKTQKELLEKGNIMRQGKGQLELQQLKQFERLEQEVSRPIDHDLTNWTSAQSLAPGRTGSLGPSDRQLLLFYLEQCEANLTTLTNAVDAFFTAVATNQPPKIFVAHSKFVILSAHKLVFIGDTLSRQAKAADVRSQVTHYSNLLCDLLRGIVATTKAAALQYPSPTAAQDMVDRVKELGHSTQQFRRVLGQLAAA; this is translated from the exons ATGAATTACCTG AATGTGCTGGCCAAAGCCCTCTATGACAACGTGGCCGAGTCCCCAGATGAGCTCTCCTTCCGCAAGGGGGATATCATGACGGTGCTGGAGCGGGACACACAGGGCCTGGACGGTTGGTGGCTCTGCTCGCTGCACGGGCGCCAAGGCATCGTGCCCGGGAACCGCCTCAAGATCCTCGTGGGCATGCACGACAAGAAGCCTGCAGGGCCCGGCCCCGGCCCACCTGCCCCCTTGAccccgccccagcctggcctccacaACCCAGCTGCCCAGTACACGCCTATGCTGCCTGTCGCTTACCCACCACAGTCTGACAGTATCTACCTGGTGCCCACCCCCAGCAAGACCCAACAGGGGCTCTACCAAGCCCCTGGGCCCAGTCCACAGTTCCAGTCTCCCCCGGCCAAGCAGACAGCCACATTCTCGAAGCAGGTGCCCCAtcaccccttccccagcccagccccagacctTTACCAGGTGCCTCCAGGGCCTGGCAACTCCACCCAGGACATTTACCAGGTGCCACCTTCTGCTGGGATGGGGCTTGACATCTACCAGGTTCCCCCATCCATGGATGCACGCAACTGGGAAGGGACGAAGCCACCGCCAAAG GTATATGACACACCTCCCATGGCTGTCAAGGGTCCCAATGGCTGGGACCCATCGCTGGACGTGTACGACGTGCCCCCCAGTGTGGAGAAGAGCCTGCCGCCATCCAGCCACCACGCG GTGTATGATGTTCCTCCGTCCGTGAGCAAGGACGTCCCTGATGGCCCACTACTGCGTGAAGAAACCTATGACGTGCCCCCTGCCTTCGCCAAGGCCAAGCCCTTTGACCCAACCCGCCACCCGTTGGTCCTCGCTGCACCCCCCCCAGACTCATCACCCGCTGAGGATGTGTACGACGTGCCGCCCCCTGCTCCCGACATCTATGACGTGCCCCCTGGCTTGCGGCGGCCTGGCCCCAGCACCCTCTACGACGTGCCCCGTGAGCGGGTTCTTCCTCCCGAGGTGGCTGACAGCAGCGTGGCCGACGATGGTGTGTACGTGGTGCCCCCCTCTGCTGAGCGAGAGGCCCCAGCTGATGCCAAGCGCCTGTCTGCCTCCAGCACAGGCAGCACTCGCAGCAGCCAGTCGGCCTCCTCCCTGGAGGCGCCGGTGCCGGGCCGCGAGCCCCTGGAGCTGGAGGTGGCTGTGGAGGCCCTGACCCGGCTACAGCAGGGTGTGAGCGCCACCGTCACCCACCTCTTGGACGTGGCAAGCAGTGCTGGCCGGTGTGGGGGCTGGCGCAGCACCACGGAGCCTCAGGAGCCCCCAGCACAGGACCTGCGGGCTGCTGTGGCCGCTGTCCAGGGGGCCGTCCATGAGCTGCTGGAGTTTGCCCGCAGCGCCGTGGGCAACTCTGCCCACACTTCTGACCGTACACTGAATGCCAAGCTTAGCCGGCAACTGCAGAAGATGGAGGACGTGTACCAGACATTGGTGGCCCATGGCCAGACCTTTGACAGTAGCcgaggaggccctggggccactTCTGAAGACCTGGACCGCCTGGTGGCCTGCTCACGGGCTGTGCCCGAGGATGCCAAGCAGCTGGCTTCCTTCTTGCATGGCAATGCCTCACTGCTCTTCAGACGGACCAAGGCCCCTGTCTCAGGGTCCGAGGGGGGTGGCTGCCTGCATCCCATCCCCACCGACAAGTCCAGCAGCATCCAGTCCcggcccctgccctcaccccccaagtTCACCTCCCAGGACTCACCGGATGGGCAGTACGAGAACAGTGAGGGGGGCTGGATGGAGGATTACGACTATGTCCACCTGCAG gggaaggaagagtttgagaagactCAGAAGGAGCTGCTGGAAAAGGGCAACATCATGCGGCAGGGGAAGGGCCAGCTGGAGCTGCAGCAG ctgaAGCAGTTTGAGCGGCTGGAGCAAGAGGTGTCCCGGCCCATCGACCACGACCTGACCAACTGGACGTCGGCCCAGTCCCTGGCCCCAGGGCGGACAGGCAGCCTGGGGCCCTCGGACCGGCAGCTGCTGCTCTTCTACCTGGAGCAGTGCGAGGCGAACCTGACCACGCTCACCAACGCGGTGGACGCCTTCTTCACCGCCGTGGCCACCAACCAGCCACCCAAGATCTTTGTGGCGCACAGCAAGTTTGTCATCCTCAGCGCCCATAAGCTGGTGTTCATCGGGGACACGCTGTCGCGGCAGGCCAAGGCAGCTGACGTCCGCAGCCAGGTGACTCACTACAGCAACCTGCTCTGCGACCTCCTGCGTGGCATCGTGGCCACCACCAAGGCTGCTGCCCTGCAGTACCCATCGCCCACCGCCGCCCAGGACATGGTGGATAGGGTCAAGGAGCTGGGCCATAGCACTCAGCAGTTCCGCCGGGTCCTGGGCCAGCTGGCAGCTGCCTGA
- the BCAR1 gene encoding breast cancer anti-estrogen resistance protein 1 isoform X1, giving the protein MNYLNVLAKALYDNVAESPDELSFRKGDIMTVLERDTQGLDGWWLCSLHGRQGIVPGNRLKILVGMHDKKPAGPGPGPPAPLTPPQPGLHNPAAQYTPMLPVAYPPQSDSIYLVPTPSKTQQGLYQAPGPSPQFQSPPAKQTATFSKQVPHHPFPSPAPDLYQVPPGPGNSTQDIYQVPPSAGMGLDIYQVPPSMDARNWEGTKPPPKVVVPTRVGQGYVFEASQPEQDEYDIPRHLLGPGPQDIYDVPPVRGLPSQYGQEVYDTPPMAVKGPNGWDPSLDVYDVPPSVEKSLPPSSHHAVYDVPPSVSKDVPDGPLLREETYDVPPAFAKAKPFDPTRHPLVLAAPPPDSSPAEDVYDVPPPAPDIYDVPPGLRRPGPSTLYDVPRERVLPPEVADSSVADDGVYVVPPSAEREAPADAKRLSASSTGSTRSSQSASSLEAPVPGREPLELEVAVEALTRLQQGVSATVTHLLDVASSAGRCGGWRSTTEPQEPPAQDLRAAVAAVQGAVHELLEFARSAVGNSAHTSDRTLNAKLSRQLQKMEDVYQTLVAHGQTFDSSRGGPGATSEDLDRLVACSRAVPEDAKQLASFLHGNASLLFRRTKAPVSGSEGGGCLHPIPTDKSSSIQSRPLPSPPKFTSQDSPDGQYENSEGGWMEDYDYVHLQGKEEFEKTQKELLEKGNIMRQGKGQLELQQLKQFERLEQEVSRPIDHDLTNWTSAQSLAPGRTGSLGPSDRQLLLFYLEQCEANLTTLTNAVDAFFTAVATNQPPKIFVAHSKFVILSAHKLVFIGDTLSRQAKAADVRSQVTHYSNLLCDLLRGIVATTKAAALQYPSPTAAQDMVDRVKELGHSTQQFRRVLGQLAAA; this is encoded by the exons ATGAATTACCTG AATGTGCTGGCCAAAGCCCTCTATGACAACGTGGCCGAGTCCCCAGATGAGCTCTCCTTCCGCAAGGGGGATATCATGACGGTGCTGGAGCGGGACACACAGGGCCTGGACGGTTGGTGGCTCTGCTCGCTGCACGGGCGCCAAGGCATCGTGCCCGGGAACCGCCTCAAGATCCTCGTGGGCATGCACGACAAGAAGCCTGCAGGGCCCGGCCCCGGCCCACCTGCCCCCTTGAccccgccccagcctggcctccacaACCCAGCTGCCCAGTACACGCCTATGCTGCCTGTCGCTTACCCACCACAGTCTGACAGTATCTACCTGGTGCCCACCCCCAGCAAGACCCAACAGGGGCTCTACCAAGCCCCTGGGCCCAGTCCACAGTTCCAGTCTCCCCCGGCCAAGCAGACAGCCACATTCTCGAAGCAGGTGCCCCAtcaccccttccccagcccagccccagacctTTACCAGGTGCCTCCAGGGCCTGGCAACTCCACCCAGGACATTTACCAGGTGCCACCTTCTGCTGGGATGGGGCTTGACATCTACCAGGTTCCCCCATCCATGGATGCACGCAACTGGGAAGGGACGAAGCCACCGCCAAAG gtggtggTGCCCACCCGCGTGGGGCAGGGCTATGTGttcgaggcctcccagccagagCAGGACGAGTACGACATCCCGCGCCACTTGCTGGGCCCGGGGCCCCAGGACATCTACGACGTGCCCCCCGTGCGAGGGCTTCCCAGCCAGTACGGCCAGGAG GTATATGACACACCTCCCATGGCTGTCAAGGGTCCCAATGGCTGGGACCCATCGCTGGACGTGTACGACGTGCCCCCCAGTGTGGAGAAGAGCCTGCCGCCATCCAGCCACCACGCG GTGTATGATGTTCCTCCGTCCGTGAGCAAGGACGTCCCTGATGGCCCACTACTGCGTGAAGAAACCTATGACGTGCCCCCTGCCTTCGCCAAGGCCAAGCCCTTTGACCCAACCCGCCACCCGTTGGTCCTCGCTGCACCCCCCCCAGACTCATCACCCGCTGAGGATGTGTACGACGTGCCGCCCCCTGCTCCCGACATCTATGACGTGCCCCCTGGCTTGCGGCGGCCTGGCCCCAGCACCCTCTACGACGTGCCCCGTGAGCGGGTTCTTCCTCCCGAGGTGGCTGACAGCAGCGTGGCCGACGATGGTGTGTACGTGGTGCCCCCCTCTGCTGAGCGAGAGGCCCCAGCTGATGCCAAGCGCCTGTCTGCCTCCAGCACAGGCAGCACTCGCAGCAGCCAGTCGGCCTCCTCCCTGGAGGCGCCGGTGCCGGGCCGCGAGCCCCTGGAGCTGGAGGTGGCTGTGGAGGCCCTGACCCGGCTACAGCAGGGTGTGAGCGCCACCGTCACCCACCTCTTGGACGTGGCAAGCAGTGCTGGCCGGTGTGGGGGCTGGCGCAGCACCACGGAGCCTCAGGAGCCCCCAGCACAGGACCTGCGGGCTGCTGTGGCCGCTGTCCAGGGGGCCGTCCATGAGCTGCTGGAGTTTGCCCGCAGCGCCGTGGGCAACTCTGCCCACACTTCTGACCGTACACTGAATGCCAAGCTTAGCCGGCAACTGCAGAAGATGGAGGACGTGTACCAGACATTGGTGGCCCATGGCCAGACCTTTGACAGTAGCcgaggaggccctggggccactTCTGAAGACCTGGACCGCCTGGTGGCCTGCTCACGGGCTGTGCCCGAGGATGCCAAGCAGCTGGCTTCCTTCTTGCATGGCAATGCCTCACTGCTCTTCAGACGGACCAAGGCCCCTGTCTCAGGGTCCGAGGGGGGTGGCTGCCTGCATCCCATCCCCACCGACAAGTCCAGCAGCATCCAGTCCcggcccctgccctcaccccccaagtTCACCTCCCAGGACTCACCGGATGGGCAGTACGAGAACAGTGAGGGGGGCTGGATGGAGGATTACGACTATGTCCACCTGCAG gggaaggaagagtttgagaagactCAGAAGGAGCTGCTGGAAAAGGGCAACATCATGCGGCAGGGGAAGGGCCAGCTGGAGCTGCAGCAG ctgaAGCAGTTTGAGCGGCTGGAGCAAGAGGTGTCCCGGCCCATCGACCACGACCTGACCAACTGGACGTCGGCCCAGTCCCTGGCCCCAGGGCGGACAGGCAGCCTGGGGCCCTCGGACCGGCAGCTGCTGCTCTTCTACCTGGAGCAGTGCGAGGCGAACCTGACCACGCTCACCAACGCGGTGGACGCCTTCTTCACCGCCGTGGCCACCAACCAGCCACCCAAGATCTTTGTGGCGCACAGCAAGTTTGTCATCCTCAGCGCCCATAAGCTGGTGTTCATCGGGGACACGCTGTCGCGGCAGGCCAAGGCAGCTGACGTCCGCAGCCAGGTGACTCACTACAGCAACCTGCTCTGCGACCTCCTGCGTGGCATCGTGGCCACCACCAAGGCTGCTGCCCTGCAGTACCCATCGCCCACCGCCGCCCAGGACATGGTGGATAGGGTCAAGGAGCTGGGCCATAGCACTCAGCAGTTCCGCCGGGTCCTGGGCCAGCTGGCAGCTGCCTGA
- the BCAR1 gene encoding breast cancer anti-estrogen resistance protein 1 isoform X4, which produces MSVPNVLAKALYDNVAESPDELSFRKGDIMTVLERDTQGLDGWWLCSLHGRQGIVPGNRLKILVGMHDKKPAGPGPGPPAPLTPPQPGLHNPAAQYTPMLPVAYPPQSDSIYLVPTPSKTQQGLYQAPGPSPQFQSPPAKQTATFSKQVPHHPFPSPAPDLYQVPPGPGNSTQDIYQVPPSAGMGLDIYQVPPSMDARNWEGTKPPPKVVVPTRVGQGYVFEASQPEQDEYDIPRHLLGPGPQDIYDVPPVRGLPSQYGQEVYDTPPMAVKGPNGWDPSLDVYDVPPSVEKSLPPSSHHAVYDVPPSVSKDVPDGPLLREETYDVPPAFAKAKPFDPTRHPLVLAAPPPDSSPAEDVYDVPPPAPDIYDVPPGLRRPGPSTLYDVPRERVLPPEVADSSVADDGVYVVPPSAEREAPADAKRLSASSTGSTRSSQSASSLEAPVPGREPLELEVAVEALTRLQQGVSATVTHLLDVASSAGRCGGWRSTTEPQEPPAQDLRAAVAAVQGAVHELLEFARSAVGNSAHTSDRTLNAKLSRQLQKMEDVYQTLVAHGQTFDSSRGGPGATSEDLDRLVACSRAVPEDAKQLASFLHGNASLLFRRTKAPVSGSEGGGCLHPIPTDKSSSIQSRPLPSPPKFTSQDSPDGQYENSEGGWMEDYDYVHLQGKEEFEKTQKELLEKGNIMRQGKGQLELQQLKQFERLEQEVSRPIDHDLTNWTSAQSLAPGRTGSLGPSDRQLLLFYLEQCEANLTTLTNAVDAFFTAVATNQPPKIFVAHSKFVILSAHKLVFIGDTLSRQAKAADVRSQVTHYSNLLCDLLRGIVATTKAAALQYPSPTAAQDMVDRVKELGHSTQQFRRVLGQLAAA; this is translated from the exons AATGTGCTGGCCAAAGCCCTCTATGACAACGTGGCCGAGTCCCCAGATGAGCTCTCCTTCCGCAAGGGGGATATCATGACGGTGCTGGAGCGGGACACACAGGGCCTGGACGGTTGGTGGCTCTGCTCGCTGCACGGGCGCCAAGGCATCGTGCCCGGGAACCGCCTCAAGATCCTCGTGGGCATGCACGACAAGAAGCCTGCAGGGCCCGGCCCCGGCCCACCTGCCCCCTTGAccccgccccagcctggcctccacaACCCAGCTGCCCAGTACACGCCTATGCTGCCTGTCGCTTACCCACCACAGTCTGACAGTATCTACCTGGTGCCCACCCCCAGCAAGACCCAACAGGGGCTCTACCAAGCCCCTGGGCCCAGTCCACAGTTCCAGTCTCCCCCGGCCAAGCAGACAGCCACATTCTCGAAGCAGGTGCCCCAtcaccccttccccagcccagccccagacctTTACCAGGTGCCTCCAGGGCCTGGCAACTCCACCCAGGACATTTACCAGGTGCCACCTTCTGCTGGGATGGGGCTTGACATCTACCAGGTTCCCCCATCCATGGATGCACGCAACTGGGAAGGGACGAAGCCACCGCCAAAG gtggtggTGCCCACCCGCGTGGGGCAGGGCTATGTGttcgaggcctcccagccagagCAGGACGAGTACGACATCCCGCGCCACTTGCTGGGCCCGGGGCCCCAGGACATCTACGACGTGCCCCCCGTGCGAGGGCTTCCCAGCCAGTACGGCCAGGAG GTATATGACACACCTCCCATGGCTGTCAAGGGTCCCAATGGCTGGGACCCATCGCTGGACGTGTACGACGTGCCCCCCAGTGTGGAGAAGAGCCTGCCGCCATCCAGCCACCACGCG GTGTATGATGTTCCTCCGTCCGTGAGCAAGGACGTCCCTGATGGCCCACTACTGCGTGAAGAAACCTATGACGTGCCCCCTGCCTTCGCCAAGGCCAAGCCCTTTGACCCAACCCGCCACCCGTTGGTCCTCGCTGCACCCCCCCCAGACTCATCACCCGCTGAGGATGTGTACGACGTGCCGCCCCCTGCTCCCGACATCTATGACGTGCCCCCTGGCTTGCGGCGGCCTGGCCCCAGCACCCTCTACGACGTGCCCCGTGAGCGGGTTCTTCCTCCCGAGGTGGCTGACAGCAGCGTGGCCGACGATGGTGTGTACGTGGTGCCCCCCTCTGCTGAGCGAGAGGCCCCAGCTGATGCCAAGCGCCTGTCTGCCTCCAGCACAGGCAGCACTCGCAGCAGCCAGTCGGCCTCCTCCCTGGAGGCGCCGGTGCCGGGCCGCGAGCCCCTGGAGCTGGAGGTGGCTGTGGAGGCCCTGACCCGGCTACAGCAGGGTGTGAGCGCCACCGTCACCCACCTCTTGGACGTGGCAAGCAGTGCTGGCCGGTGTGGGGGCTGGCGCAGCACCACGGAGCCTCAGGAGCCCCCAGCACAGGACCTGCGGGCTGCTGTGGCCGCTGTCCAGGGGGCCGTCCATGAGCTGCTGGAGTTTGCCCGCAGCGCCGTGGGCAACTCTGCCCACACTTCTGACCGTACACTGAATGCCAAGCTTAGCCGGCAACTGCAGAAGATGGAGGACGTGTACCAGACATTGGTGGCCCATGGCCAGACCTTTGACAGTAGCcgaggaggccctggggccactTCTGAAGACCTGGACCGCCTGGTGGCCTGCTCACGGGCTGTGCCCGAGGATGCCAAGCAGCTGGCTTCCTTCTTGCATGGCAATGCCTCACTGCTCTTCAGACGGACCAAGGCCCCTGTCTCAGGGTCCGAGGGGGGTGGCTGCCTGCATCCCATCCCCACCGACAAGTCCAGCAGCATCCAGTCCcggcccctgccctcaccccccaagtTCACCTCCCAGGACTCACCGGATGGGCAGTACGAGAACAGTGAGGGGGGCTGGATGGAGGATTACGACTATGTCCACCTGCAG gggaaggaagagtttgagaagactCAGAAGGAGCTGCTGGAAAAGGGCAACATCATGCGGCAGGGGAAGGGCCAGCTGGAGCTGCAGCAG ctgaAGCAGTTTGAGCGGCTGGAGCAAGAGGTGTCCCGGCCCATCGACCACGACCTGACCAACTGGACGTCGGCCCAGTCCCTGGCCCCAGGGCGGACAGGCAGCCTGGGGCCCTCGGACCGGCAGCTGCTGCTCTTCTACCTGGAGCAGTGCGAGGCGAACCTGACCACGCTCACCAACGCGGTGGACGCCTTCTTCACCGCCGTGGCCACCAACCAGCCACCCAAGATCTTTGTGGCGCACAGCAAGTTTGTCATCCTCAGCGCCCATAAGCTGGTGTTCATCGGGGACACGCTGTCGCGGCAGGCCAAGGCAGCTGACGTCCGCAGCCAGGTGACTCACTACAGCAACCTGCTCTGCGACCTCCTGCGTGGCATCGTGGCCACCACCAAGGCTGCTGCCCTGCAGTACCCATCGCCCACCGCCGCCCAGGACATGGTGGATAGGGTCAAGGAGCTGGGCCATAGCACTCAGCAGTTCCGCCGGGTCCTGGGCCAGCTGGCAGCTGCCTGA